Genomic window (Paenibacillus sp.):
GACGGTCGAAACCGGCTGATTCGGCAGGCGGTCGATATCATCGGACGAGAGGTGCCGCATAGTTACGCGGTCTATCCGAACTTAATTACCGGCGTGAACGAACGCGTCGTCGATTGGCGGCTCGGCCGGGAAGAATATTACATTCTCGATCATCGGATGGATGTGAAGTGACGTGGTCCGCTTTATCGTGAGACGCGTCTTGCAATTGTGCATCGTTTCTTTTCTGCTGTCGGCCGCGACGTTCGCCTTGATGAAGATGGCGCCGGGCGACCCGGTCAGAGCGATTTTGAAGCCCGACGAATTCGTCGTCACGGCGGAAGCGGAAGCCGAGCTGCGGCGCTCGCTCGGGTTGGATCAGCCGGTCGCGCTCCAGTACGTCCGGTGGCTCGGGAAGGTCGTCCGGTTCGACCTCGGCGTCTCCCATGTAACGGGCAGGCCGGTCGCCGAGCTGCTGCTCGACCGACTGCCCGTTACGCTGCAGCTGACAGGGGGCGCGCTGCTCGTTATGGCGGCGATCGCCTTCCCGCTCGGCGTCGCGGCGGCGCGCGGTTCCGGGGGCTTCGTCGATCATGCGAGCCGGCTGCTGGCGACGCTGGGCGCGTCGATCCCGAATTTTTTGCTGGGGCTGCTGCTCATCTACGCGTTCTCCTTCCGATTAGGCTGGCTGCCCTCCATGGGAACCGGCACCGCCGTGCATCTGATTTTGCCCTCGGCGACGCTCGGTCTCGCCTTCGCGGCGATCTACGCGCGGGTGCTTCGTTCGGGGCTGCTGGAAAGCCTGTCTCAGGATTACGTGCGGGCGGCTCGGGCGAGAGGGCTGAGCGAGCGCCGCATCGTCTGGCGCATCGCGATGCGCGGCGCGCTGCCGCCCGTCGTCACGCTGTTCGGGATGAACATCGGCGCGCTGCTGGGCGGTTCCGTCGTCGTCGAGGTCATGTTTTCGCAGCCGGGCCTCGGCAGTTTGGCGGTAGGTTCGATTTTAAGCCGGGACTACCCGGTCATCCAAGGGTATGTTCTGTTCACGGGGATGGGCGTCATCGCCGTGAACGCGGCGGTCGATTTGGCGTACCGGCGGATCGATCCGCGCATCCGGTTGTCCGAGGAGGGGGGGCCCGTATGAACGCCATGCGCCGTCCGCTTACGCTCGCCGGCGTCATCCTGCTCGGCTTCGTTCTGCTCGCCAGCGTATTCGGCCCGCACCTCACCGGCAACGACCCGGTGACCGTCAACATGGCGGAGCGGCTGCAGCCGCCGAGCCTTCAATATCCGCTCGGGACGGACGCGATGGGCCGCTGTCTGTTCACGAGGCTGGCCGTCGGCGGGCAGTATACGCTCGGCATCACGGCGGCGGTCGTCGCCGCGATCGTGCTGCTCGGCATTCCGCTCGGGCTCTTCTCGGGGTACAAAGGCGGCCGAATCGACGCCATCGTCATGCGGGCGGTCGACGGGATTACCGCGCTGCCGGAATTTATTTTGGCGATCGCGGCGGCGGGCTTTCTCGGAGCGAGCCTCGGGCATGTGGTCATCGCCATCGTCGCCGTGAAGTGGACCGGTTACGCGAGAATCGCCCGCAGCGTCGCCCTTGCGGAGAGAGACAAGGAGTACGTTCTCGCCGCACGCGTCGCGGGCAGCGGACCCGTAAAGATCGTGTTCCGACATTTGGCGCCGCACATCGTTCCGCCGCTGCTCGTGCTGGCTGCGGTCGACGTCGGCAAAGTGATGCTGTCCATCGCGGCGCTGTCGTATCTCGGACTTGGGGCGCAGCCGCCGATGCCGGAATGGGGAGCGATGCTGAACGAAGGAAGAACGTATTTCCAATCCGTGCCGGCCTTGATGCTTCTGCCGGGAGCCGCGATCATGCTCGCGGCGGCGGCGTGCAATTTGATCGGCGACGGGCTGCGGGATACGCTCGACGTCCAGCGGACGTAACGAAACCGTTTTGTTCGGGAAGGGGGAAACACGATGTTGACTGCAGCCGGACAGGAGCACGCGCCGGCGCTGCGCATCCGCGGGCTTCGCATCGCCGCGAAGGCGCGCAGCCGCGGGGGCGGCGCCTGCAAGCCCGTCGTTAGGCATCTTGATCTCGACATCCGCGCGGGGGAGATGGTCGCCCTCGTCGGGGAAAGCGGCAGCGGGAAAAGCGTGACGGCGTCCGCGATCGCCGGTCTGCTGCCGAACGCGCTGTCCGTCGAGGCGGGCAGCGTGCAGGTGCGGGGCAAAGAGGTGACTGCGATGGGCGAGAAGGAGCTGCGCGGGCTTCGAGGATCGGAAGTCGGATACGTCTTCCAGAATTACCAAGGGAGCTTCTCGCCGTTCGCTGCCGTCGGGGCGCAGATGGCGGAGGCGTACCGCCTTCGCCGGCAGTGCAGCCGCCGCGAATCGCGCGATGCCGCGATGGCGTGGCTGGAACGAGTACAACTCCCCGCGGATCGCGCGTTTCGAAGCTACCCGTTCCAGCTGAGCGGCGGGCAGCTGCAGCGGGCCTCTTTGGCCGCCGCGCTCCTGCTCGGGCCGCCGCTGATCGTGGCGGACGAACCGACGACCGCGCTCGACGCGGTGACGGGCGAGCATATCCTCGAGCTGCTTGAGCGGCTGCGGCGCGAGACCGGGTGCGCGGTGCTGTTGATTTCCCATGACCTCAGCCATGTGTTCCGTTACGCGGACCGAACGACGGTCATGTATGGCGGCGCCGTGCTGGAATCGGGGCCGACGGCCGACGTTCGCCGGCGGCCGCTGCACCCTTATACGAAACTGCTGCTCGAGGCGAAGCCGCCGCTCGCGGGCGCGCGTCCGGCATGGCTGCCGGTCATTCCCGGCGAGCCGGGCGCCGTCGCCCCGCGGGGCTGCCCGTTCGCGCTCCGATGCGAGCGTCGTTCCGAAGCGTGCGACGCGCCGCCGCCGCTCTCGGCGACTTCGGGCGGCCATGCCGCCGCCTGCCATCATCCCGCCTGGGAAGGAGGGGACGGCGATGGAGCCGCTGCTGCGGATCGAGCGGATTTCGA
Coding sequences:
- a CDS encoding ABC transporter ATP-binding protein; the encoded protein is MLTAAGQEHAPALRIRGLRIAAKARSRGGGACKPVVRHLDLDIRAGEMVALVGESGSGKSVTASAIAGLLPNALSVEAGSVQVRGKEVTAMGEKELRGLRGSEVGYVFQNYQGSFSPFAAVGAQMAEAYRLRRQCSRRESRDAAMAWLERVQLPADRAFRSYPFQLSGGQLQRASLAAALLLGPPLIVADEPTTALDAVTGEHILELLERLRRETGCAVLLISHDLSHVFRYADRTTVMYGGAVLESGPTADVRRRPLHPYTKLLLEAKPPLAGARPAWLPVIPGEPGAVAPRGCPFALRCERRSEACDAPPPLSATSGGHAAACHHPAWEGGDGDGAAAADRADFEVVYA
- the nikB gene encoding nickel ABC transporter permease, encoding MRRVLQLCIVSFLLSAATFALMKMAPGDPVRAILKPDEFVVTAEAEAELRRSLGLDQPVALQYVRWLGKVVRFDLGVSHVTGRPVAELLLDRLPVTLQLTGGALLVMAAIAFPLGVAAARGSGGFVDHASRLLATLGASIPNFLLGLLLIYAFSFRLGWLPSMGTGTAVHLILPSATLGLAFAAIYARVLRSGLLESLSQDYVRAARARGLSERRIVWRIAMRGALPPVVTLFGMNIGALLGGSVVVEVMFSQPGLGSLAVGSILSRDYPVIQGYVLFTGMGVIAVNAAVDLAYRRIDPRIRLSEEGGPV
- the nikC gene encoding nickel transporter permease, which produces MNAMRRPLTLAGVILLGFVLLASVFGPHLTGNDPVTVNMAERLQPPSLQYPLGTDAMGRCLFTRLAVGGQYTLGITAAVVAAIVLLGIPLGLFSGYKGGRIDAIVMRAVDGITALPEFILAIAAAGFLGASLGHVVIAIVAVKWTGYARIARSVALAERDKEYVLAARVAGSGPVKIVFRHLAPHIVPPLLVLAAVDVGKVMLSIAALSYLGLGAQPPMPEWGAMLNEGRTYFQSVPALMLLPGAAIMLAAAACNLIGDGLRDTLDVQRT